The Candidatus Saganbacteria bacterium genomic sequence TCTCCCATGCTTTTGAACTTGCTGTATGCGCTGATTTTATTGCTTGTCGGTATTTTGATCGCCAAGGGGTTGCAATGGTTAGTAATAACAATATTTGAAGCTCTCCAACTCGACAAAGGATCGAAGCAAATTGGTTTTACTGAACTTTTAACCAAAGGCGGGACCAAAAAAAGTCCTACTGAACTTTTGGGGGATTTAATTTATTGGCTGTCAATTTATGTGACCGTAACAACAACGGCAAATCTTCTAGGATTAGCTTCAGCAAAGGCTTTGCTGGAAGGATTGCTTGCCTATTTGCCAGCGGTATTTTCTGCCGCCTATATTTTAGGCGTGGGTGTTTTTGTGGCGATTTTAATTGCCGCAATAGTTTTAATCATTTTAAATAATATTGGCTTGTCGAATGCGAACACCATAGCAAAGATCGTGCAATACGCGATTGTTATTTTTGCTTTCCTGGCGGCGATAGGCCAGCTTGGCATTCCAGCAAATTGGATCGTATCCTCCATCCAATTGGTGGTGGGTGCGATTGCTCTATCTTTTGCGATTGCTTTTGGCCTGGGAGCTAAAGATAAGGCTTCAGAGCTTTTGGATAAATTCTTTGGATAAAGTTTGATTTTTTGATGAGGAGGGGGCAAGGGATCATTCCTTGCCTCCTTATAATTATCACATGAAGTTGCGAGAAAATCTTTATAAAATCATTATTATTGCTTTGCTCCTGGGTTTCTGGGGTTATCTTTTATATCCTATAGTTTTGGAAAATAATATCAGGCCTGATTTTCACGAAATTTTAGCGATGGGCCAGTCTATGGCCAAATTAATTAAGTATTCCCAGGTCTTTCTTCTTGCTCTGATAGGACTTTTGGCGGCTTTAGCAGTCACAAAATTATCTAATCTTTACTTCACTCGACGTTGGCAAACCAAGGAACGAAATCGCATAGCAAAACAAATTAAAATCTATAAACAAACCCACCATTATCTTTCTTCTTTTGCCGATCTGGTTTCGGAACCATTTGACATAGTTAACTTGTGGAACAAAGCGCGGCAATGAAGAAAATAGCATTATTTATTGTCTTGCTATTTTTGAGCGCTCCTTTAGCAAAAGGAATTGTAGCCGTCTCGTCACAGGAAGGTTTCCTTCTAACAGTTACTTCTTCAACTACGGTTATAGTCGAGGGAAAACCTTGTCGCCTTAATGTAGGACAAAAGCTGACAGGATTTTCCAGAATCCCCGTGTATAAGGCGGTTTTAGAAAACAGCCGGGAAGTTTTGGTCCCTGCCGGTAACGTTGAAGAACCCCTCATTGAATATATTAGGTTGGGTTATGGAGCTTATATGGCTGGAAGCTATGAAACTGCTGTTGATTCTTATAAAAGAATAATTGCCATTGATCCGTCTTTTGCCGATGGTTATTTATGGTTAGCGGAAAGTTATCTAAGTTTAGAAGACTTTGAGAATTCTTACAGTTCGATTATGGAAGCTATGAAGATAAACGAGCGTAATGAGTCATATAAATTATTCGCTCAGGTACTGGCGGATAAATATCTTGATACTGCCAGAAACGAATTTAATTCTGAAAACTATGCAGCGGCAGTTGCTGCCTATCAAAAGGTTTTAGATCTGAAGCCAGATTCTTATACTTCTTGGATAGAGCTTGGCAAAAGCTATGAAAAGCTTGGTTTATATGATGAGGCCTATTCTGCGTGGGGCGGGGCGTTAAATGCCAGCCCGGAAGCACAAGAAGTTTATGCTCTTTTAAGAAATACCAGGAGATTTGCCGGGATTGTCGCCAAGCTAAAGTTAAATAATGAAAAGACAATTCCTCCGCTGGCGGATGATTCGCTCGCCGTTGTTAAGAAGGGAATAACTGACAAAGGGACTAAAATAGAAACAGCCTTAAAATCTCTACTCACTTTGACAAAATCACTTGGGGTGCCGATTATTGAAAAGGGCTGGGATGTAAAAGAGAAAGATAAAAACTTTTTTGTTAGTTACATTGTTGAAAAGGCTGGCAGGCAGGGGACTGGTACACTTGAGACATTTGAATGGCTGGTTAATAGTAATACAAAGCAAGCCTCGGCTCACAATGAGAATGCTAGACTTCTTATGAATCGATGGTAGTGTTTCCGGGAAGATGGAATATCCAATATAGATATTATCACTACTGTCCCAACGTTGAAGGTGCAAAAACGCGGAAAGGCTTGATAATTAAGGGGTAGAGCAGGATTATAGTTGAAACGGATTTGAACTCAAAAGGCAATAAAGGGCATGCTTTCAGGGGTAAACACCTGGAGGTAATGACATATGAATACTGGGCTAACTTTATTCGCTCAAGTTATGGATTTCATTCCGCGGTACGACAATGCGTGAAACGCTATCATGGCAATTACAAGGTAAAAAGTTTTTTCTGTTGGGATCAATATTTAAGTATGGCTTTTGCTCAGTTGACCTATTGGGCAAGCCTTCGGGATATAGAAACTTGCCTGCGAACAATGAAGCCGAAATTACACCATGTCGGATTGCATGGCGGAATAGCAAGAAACACTTTGGCCAATGCCAACAGCGTTCGCAATTGGAGAATCTACGCGGACTTTGCCCAGATACTGATCCGGAAAGCGAGAAGGTTATACGCAGACGAAGACTTCGGTGTGGAACTCAAACACGTGGCCTACGCTCTGGACGCCACGGTGATCGATTTGTGTCTTTCCTTGTTTCCCTGGGCCAAATTTCACAAGACCAAAGCCGCAGTAAAACTGCATACTCTTTTAGATTTACGGGGCAGTATACCGACGACAGTTATCATTACCCCGGGCAATATTCACGAAGTAAATATACTCGACGAATTGCGTTTGGAACCGATGGCGATTTACATCGGCGTATCGGTTATACGGACACGGCGACCAACAAAAAGCTGCTATTACAGACGATATTCAAGCGGATCGAGGTCAACGACAAGAAGATCGCCAAAGTCGAACTCGAAAAGCCCTTCGATTACATAGTCAAAACTTCCCTGGGCAAGCACCCTGACAAGAAGTTCGACATTATCCCTTTAATTAGCCCTAACGGGGATCGAACCCGTATCCCGACCTTGAGAGGGTCGTGTCCTAGCCATTAGACTATAGGGCCTTATCTAAACTCTTGTTGCTCGAAGAGCTGTTGGCGGATGAAAATGGACTTAACGGTCGCTTCAAGGCTTATTGAAATAATAAATACGACTATAAGCCCGACCAAAAGCCACCATCCGAGGTTGTGATGCCGGATCCATTTTATTGATATGTAAATCGTAATTATAGACATTATGATCGTAAGCGCCGCTCCAGTTATTATAAGCAAGGTCGTAATAAGCATCGGTAGGACAGTGCGTAAGAATATAACCAAAAAGTAACAAACATTTGCCCAGACCATGAGCATCAGCAATAAATTAAACACCGCAAAATGCTGTTCTTCAATATCGAATTTCATTTTTACTCCCATATTTTTATTTATTATACCATTAAATTAATATCGCTCGACATTAATAATATTTATTTTATAATAGCAGCTATGGGAGCGGCAGTGATAAATTTATCGGAGGTGCGTTAATGTTCAATTGGAAAATATTGATTTTGGTATTGTTGCTCTCTTTCTTTTCTATGGCCGCTCTTTACGCAGAAGAACTTTCGAACACAAAGATCGGGTTTTATAAATCAAAAATAGCCAAAGTTGAAAGCAATATAAAGCAATTAAAGGCGAAGTTGTCGAAAACAAAGGGAAAGAGCAAGGCTAAAATAAGCAAATTGTTGTCAGCGCCGGCCATGATAGGGCAAGCCTTGATCTTGCGAGTTATTCAAACAGGGTCCGCGGCATACTCGGCCTTGCGGACACTATTGAAAAAGGCACAGCTATAGGCGTTGGCGTTGAATTTGGGCGCAAATTTGGCGATCTCATAGGCAAATTCGGCTTTAGTACTAGCCTTGGTTTGACATTGAACGCGGAATACAAATTTTGAAATAGGTTTTCATATTTTATTGATTATAGCATAAAAGGAAAATTTCTGTTATAATGTATTCCCGTAATGATCTTATATCTTACGACCTTCTTTATAGCGTTTTTTGCAACCATTTTGTTGACCCCAATGGTCATCGATTTTGCCTCAAAAAAAGGTTTTGTCGACCGGCCCAATGAAAGGAAGATACATACAAGCCCGGTCCCTAGGCTCGGAGGGATCGCGATCTATATAGGTTTTTTGCTTTCGATAGTTGCGGCGCTTGTGCTATTGGAGCATTTCGAGATACAGATCAATATACAGCCGATCTTCGGCTTGCTTATTTCTTCAACTATCATATTTTTAATGGGGCTTTTCGATGATATTTACAATTTAAGGTCAAGCGCAAAATTTATTTGGCAGGTCATAGCCGCATCGCTCATGGTACTTTTTGGCGTTGAGATCAACTTTATATCGAATCCATTCAACGGCATTATCCTATTTTCCGCTTTTATTTCGATCCCGTTGACTTTGCTTTGGATCACCGGCGTCACAAACGCCATCAATTTGATCGATGGGCTTGACGGCTTGGCGGCCGGCGTTACGGCCATTTCAGCAGGAACTCTTTTCATTGTAGCCCTCCGCACACACGAGATCGGCGCCGCATTGATCCTCCTTTCCCTCGCAGGTGTTTGCCTTGGGTTCTTAAAATTCAATTTTTTCCCTGCAAGGATATTCCTTGGTGATTCGGGAAGCTATCTTTTAGGGTTTATTATTGCAAGCGCCGCGATAATCGGCGTATTTAAGACTACACTTGTCGTAGCATTGATCATCCCTTTGCTCATTTTGGGCGTACCGATCTTTGATATGATGTTCGCTATAGGAAGAAGATTGAGTTCCGGGGCGAACCCTTTTAAGGCCGATAACAAGCACATACACCACATGCTTTTGAGGGCGGGGTTCACCCAAAGAGAAGCGGTGCTTTCAATTTATGTCGCGTGTTTTCTGTTGAGCATTTTTGCGATCTTAATGGCTTTGCAAAGATAAGCCCCTCGACAAAGCTCGGGGCTAGGAGATAATAATGGCGCAGGAAAAAAGGATCATGTTCGTTTTCGGGACAAGGCCGGAAGCGATTAAGATGGCCCCTCTCATCCTTGAGATTAGAAAACACAAGGATATTTTGTCGCCGATAATCGTTTCGACGGGACAGCATAGGGAGATGCTCGCACAGGTACTCCGGATATTCAATATCAATCCTGACTATGACCTAAGCATTATGCAGGATGCCCAAACTTTATCGCAAATAGTTTCAAAGACGGTCGTGGGCCTTGAAAATATAATTTTGCGCGAAAAACCAGATATGCTTTTGGTCCAGGGCGATACTAGTACCGCATTTGCGGCCGGGCTTTGCGCTTTTTACAACAAAGTCCCTGTTTGCCATGTCGAGGCGGGCCTTAGGACGGGCGACAAGACAAGACCTTATCCGGAAGAAGCGAACCGCAGGCTTATTTCGGTCGTTGCGGACCTCCACTTCGCTCCTACGGCAACATCCGTCACGCATTTGCTCTCCGAGGGGATACCAAGACAAACAGTCTATTGCACGGGAAATACCGTGATCGACGCTTTGCTTGCGGTAGCTAAAAGAAAATACGATATCGGCAAATTGGGGCTGAACCTTGGACCCGACAAGAAAACAATCTTGGTCACGGCGCATAGGAGAGAATCGTTCGGTCATCCGATGCGCGGGATATTCCAAGCGATACGAAGGCTTGCGGAAAAATATGAAAATGAGATAAATGTGGTCCTTCCTGTCCATAAAAATCCGGCGGTCAATATTGCCGCTAGAGAAATATTGAACGGCGTCAAAAATATCAAGCTTATCGAATCCTTGGATTATGAGCCGTTCGTGCATCTTATGAAAGGATCGTATTTTATACTGACCGATTCCGGCGGCGTCCAGGAAGAAGCTCCATCGCTTGGGAAGCCGGTCCTTGTATTGCGCGAAAAAACAGAACGCCCAGAGGCGATCGAAGCGGGAACCGTAAAACTGATAGGCGTTTCTGAAGGAGCTGTTTTCGAAGAATCCGAAAAGCTTTTATGCGACAAGGCGGTTTACAAAAGCATGCAAAAATCGGTCAACCCTTACGGGGATGGGCATGCATCGGAGCGCACTCTTTCGGCTATTCTGCATTATTTCGGTTTTATCGATGAAAGATTAGGGGAGTTCAAATCAGCATGAGAAGGATACTTGTACGCGGCGGGAATAAATTAAACGGAGAAGTCGCGGTATCAGGTTCTAAAAATTCCGCCTTGCCCATCCTTGCCGCAGCGATCTTGACGAACGGCGAAAGCAAAATCAACCGCGTCCCGAACCTATTAGATATCCAGACAATGATCAGGGTATTAAGATCTCTTGGAATAAGGGCCGAATATTCCCACCCGAATATTGTCCGCACATGGGTCAACCATAACATTAAACATGTAGCGCCCTATGAGCTTGTTACCAAAATGAGGGCTTCATTTTTTATTATCGGTTCGCTTCTAGCAAAAACAGGTTTTGCAAAAATACCCCTGCCCGGCGGCTGCGCCATAGGCTCTCGCCCCGTTGACATCCATTTGAAAGGATTAAAAGCTCTTGGGGCCAAGATCGCCATGGAGCATGGTTTTGTAATAGTTTCCGCAAATAAGCTGAAAGGAGACAAGATATATCTTGATTTTCCCTCCGTCGGCGCTACAGAAACAATTATGATGGCGGCGTCCCTTGCTAACGGTGAAACTATTATTGAAAATGCCGCGCGCGAACCCGAGATCGTCGATCTGGCGGATTTTCTGAACAAAGCCGGAGCGCAAATAATGGGCGCCGGAACGGAGGAAATAAAGATCATCGGGGTAAGGTCCCTTAATGCAGTTGGGCATGACGTTATCCCCGATAGGATAGAAGCCGGGACATTGATAATTGCCGCAGCAGCGACAAAAGGGAATATTTTATTAAAAGGCATAAACGCCGCGCATCTTGATTCGGCGATCATCAAGCTTAAACAAGCAGGGATCGATATAAAAGAAGAAGGTAATTCCGTTCGGGTAACTGTTCCTGACGGGATACATCCTACGGATATAAAAACTCTCCCATATCCCGGATTTCCAACGGATCTTCAAGCGCAAATGTCTGCATTGCTTTGCAGATCCACCGGCACTTCGGTCGTAACGGAAACAGTTTTTGAGAACAGGTTCATGCATGCGCAGGAATTGAACAGGATGGGCGCCAATATAAGGCTTGAAGGCCAGAGCGCTATAATTACGGGCGTACCAAAACTTTCAGGAGCTCCGGTCAAGAGCAGGGACCTGCGGGCGGGAGCGGCTTTGATAATAGCAGGACTTTCGGCGGATGGCGAAACTTTGATCGACGACCTTGAAAGATTTATCATAAGAGGTTATGAGGGGCTTGACATCAAGTTGAGGAAGCTTGGAGCGGACATAAGGGAATTAAAGAACATTTCGGAGTACGATGAAGATATATCTTAATTACAGGGAAGGGAAGGATCAAGAGGGACAAGAGGGATTAGTAAGGATTGGCAGGGTTATTAAGAGAAAAGTTAAACAATTATTCTCTAAACCACGGAACCGCGAGCCGTGCCTGCCGGCAGGCAGGGTTTACTCGCAGGTTCCGCAAGGAGAATTAAGCATCACTTTTTGCGATGATAAATATATGAAAAAAATAAATAATAGGTACAGGCATAAAAATGAATCGACCGATGTATTATCTTTCGAGTTCGGAGATGATAAAAAAATCGTTGGTGATATTTATATATCGATCCCGGATGCTTTAAGACAGGCGAAAGAGTATAATGTCCCAATAGAAAATGAATTGATAAGGCTTGCTATGCATGGCGCTTTGCACGTTTTAGGTTATACTCATAAGGAAATGGGAATATATGGTAATTGAAATATTAATGTTTTTTGTTTGTGTCCTGGCGTCGGCTTTCTTTTCGGCGACTGAAACTGCTTTCATTTCGCTCCCCCGGATCAAGTTCTCGCAGTTTGTCGAAAGAAATCTACCGGCAGCAAAGCTCGCCCAAAAGTTAAAAAACGAACCAAGCAAGCTGATATCCATAATCCTTGTTGGAAATAATATTGTAAATACCGGGGCAACGGTCCTTGGAGCAGATATTGTGATCAGGCTCTTTGAGGACGCGGGCGCAAAAAATGTTGGGCTGGTGTTGGGGGCTGCAACGGCGATACTAACTTTGATCCTTTTGATGTTCTGCGATGTTGTCCCTAAAACAGTTGCGATCCGCAGGGCGGAAACCCTTGTGCTCGTATTTTCATGGCCGATATATATTATTTCTATCATATTAACCCCTCTCGAAATAATCCTTAAATGGATAGCCTTTCCTTTTGTGCGTATTTTGGGCGGCAAAATGCCCGAGTATGGGGCATTTATAACCGAAGAGGACCTTAGGTTTATGATATCCGCTTCCGAAAAAGAAGGAGTCATCGAGCGGGAAGAGCGCGAAATGATCTCGTCGATCTTTGAATTCGGAGAGACAAGCGTCAAAGAGGTGATGACCCCAAGACCCGATATCGCGGCTGTCGAAGATTCGGTCCCGATAGAGGATGTTTTCAAAAAAATAAAAGAAACGGGCCACTCCAGGATCCCGGTCTACGAAAATAATATTGATAACATCGTTGGTGTTATATATTCAAAAGACCTGCTCGAGATATCGAGAGACCAATCCTTGCGCGATTTTATGAGGTCCGTTATTTTTATTCCCGAAGGCAAGATGATACATGAACTGCTCCATCAGATGCAGGCCAATAGGACGCATATCGCTGTTGTTGTCGACGAGTACGGGGTTACATCGGGGATCGTTACAATGGAAGACTTGATCGAGGAGATCGTCGGCGAGATACACGACGAGTTCGAAAGGGCCGAAAAGAACCTTGAAAAGATCTCCGAAAACACTTATCTTATCGACGGTAAAATGCTGATCGAGGACGTCAACTCGGAACTTTCGATCGATATTCCTGTTTCGGAAAAGTACGACAGGATCGCCGGTTTTGTTTTTGAAACATTGGATAAGATGCCATCGGTCGGAGATGTGATAAAATATGACGACGTCGAGATAAGCGTTGAAAAAGTTTTGCGCCGCAGGATAACGCGGCTCAAAATTATCAAGCTTGAAAAAAATCTGGACGAAAATGCGGTGGGAGGATGAATTTTGCAGGAAACTAAGCATCCAAAATATATTTTCATAACCGGAGGCGTTGTTTCGTCTCTTGGGAAGGGGATAACCGCGGCATCGCTAGGCCGCCTCTTGAAATCCAGAGGGATAACCGTCACTATCCAAAAACTTGATCCTTATATTAATGTCGATCCGGGAACTATGAACCCATATCAGCATGGAGAGGTATTTGTGACCGAAGACGGGGCCGAAACAGACCTTGACCTCGGCCACTACGAAAGATTTATCGACGAAAATTTGGGAAAAGCGAACAATATCACGACCGGAATGGTTTATTGGTCGGTCCTTTCAAAAGAGCGCCGAGGCGATTATTTGGGTGGGACAGTGCAGGTTGTCCCGCATATTACAAATGAGATCAAAGAACGCATAAAACGCGTAACGCGCGACGAACATTTTGACGTGGTAATTTGCGAAATAGGCGGGACAGTCGGTGACATCGAAGGGCTTCCGTTCCTAGAAGCGATAAGGCAGTTTCGGAAAGATGTCGGCCGCGATAACTGCATCAACATCCATGTGACGCTTGTCCCATTCCTAGACACTACCGAAGAGTTCAAGACAAAGCCCACACAGCATTCTGTCAAAGAATTGAGGGCAATAGGCATCCATCCTGATATTATTATCTGCAGGTCGAAAGAGCCTTTGACGCAGGAATTAAAAGATAAAATATCCCTATTCTGCGACGTTGCCCGCGACGCTGTGATCGGCCTTCCGGATATCGGGTCGCTCTACGATGTCCCTCTCGCGCTCGAAAAAGAAAGGCTCGATGAGATAGTGGTTAAATATCTCGATCTGATGTCGGAACGCGCAGATCTTGAAGAATGGGAAAAAATGGCCAATGATTACAAGTCGCCCGAGCATACCGTAAACATCGCGATCGTCGGAAAATATACCCAATTAAGGGATTCGTATATCAGTATTGTTGAATCATTGAAACATGGGGGGATAAGCAACAAAGCGGCTATTGAGATCAAATGGATAAATGCCGAAGAGATAGAACATGAAGTGAATATGGAGCCGCTTTTCCGCGATGTTCACGGCATATTGGTCCCCGGCGGGTTCGGGATACGCGGGATAGAAGGAAAAATAAAAGCCATCCAATATGCCAGGGAAAATAACATCCCCTATTTAGGCCTTTGCCTCGGGATGCAGGCCTCGGTCATCGAATTCGCGCGTAACGTATGCAAAATGGAGAATGCGAATTCTTCCGAATTCGACCTCGAGAACAAATATCCTATAATTGACTTGATGGAAGGCCAGGTCGGCGTTTCCGAGAAGGGGGGGACGATGAGGCTTGGAGCTTATCCATGCAAAATAATAAAAGATACATTGCTCTATAAGATATATGGCGAGGAATTGATTTCCGAACGCCACAGGCACCGTTATGAGTTCAATAACAAGTACAAGAACGAATTTGAAAAGAAGGGAATGGTATTTTCCGGAATTTATGAAAAATGCGATTTGGTCGAGGTAATAGAGATACCCTCGCATCCATTCTTTTTAGCGACCCAATACCATCCGGAATTCAAGTCCCGCCCCAATCTGCCGCATCCGGTCTTCCGTGAATATGTGAAAGCCGCGACAAAAAGGCTCGCCGAGCAGGCTAAGCTTTTCGCATAATATTCTGCACTTGACATCGCGTCTATATAGCTTATAATCTATATTAATTATAGGTTAAAAGCTATAAGCAAAGGAAGGCATAATGGAGATCGATACGCAGATTCGCGATGCGCAGCTGAAGTTGCTGCGTTCCTTTGCCAAAACGTCAAAAACCTTCGCGCTGGCTGGCGGGACAGCTTTAGAATTGTTTTATCTCAAGCATAGATTCTCTCGCGACCTGGATTTTTTCTCACCAAAATACGGACTAAAAGAGATCGACGAAATAATTGCCGAATTCAGCAAAACTGTCGGCTCGCGGGTAAAGCTTGAAAATGATTTTGCCGCAGCCGGCCGGGCAAGAGTCCGTTTTTATACTGTTAAAATAAAGGGAACGGCGGTCCCGTTAAAAATAGATTTTGTAGAAGACGTATTGTTTTCCAAACCGCAGATCGAACTCTTTAAAAAAGTCCCAGTTTATGCCGTAAAAGAGATATATTTCCAAAAAGTTGTCGCTTTAACGGGAACGAGGCTTTTGGCCGATGAAATAGGGAGGGAAGCTGTTGCCGGCAGGATGGAAGCAAGGGATGTTTTTGATATTTATTACCTTTCAAAAAATATCCTCCCCTTGCATAAATTCTTAAGAAAGCTGTATAAAAATTACCAGAGAGGAATGATCCAATGGTTCCGCAGTTATTCGAGGCAGGAAACTAAGCTGGGTGTTTTGGATCTTGCGATTTATGACAAGCATTTTGATGCCGCGAAGATGATCGATTATTTAGATAAAGA encodes the following:
- a CDS encoding tetratricopeptide repeat protein, coding for MKKIALFIVLLFLSAPLAKGIVAVSSQEGFLLTVTSSTTVIVEGKPCRLNVGQKLTGFSRIPVYKAVLENSREVLVPAGNVEEPLIEYIRLGYGAYMAGSYETAVDSYKRIIAIDPSFADGYLWLAESYLSLEDFENSYSSIMEAMKINERNESYKLFAQVLADKYLDTARNEFNSENYAAAVAAYQKVLDLKPDSYTSWIELGKSYEKLGLYDEAYSAWGGALNASPEAQEVYALLRNTRRFAGIVAKLKLNNEKTIPPLADDSLAVVKKGITDKGTKIETALKSLLTLTKSLGVPIIEKGWDVKEKDKNFFVSYIVEKAGRQGTGTLETFEWLVNSNTKQASAHNENARLLMNRW
- a CDS encoding DUF4372 domain-containing protein, with the protein product MTYEYWANFIRSSYGFHSAVRQCVKRYHGNYKVKSFFCWDQYLSMAFAQLTYWASLRDIETCLRTMKPKLHHVGLHGGIARNTLANANSVRNWRIYADFAQILIRKARRLYADEDFGVELKHVAYALDATVIDLCLSLFPWAKFHKTKAAVKLHTLLDLRGSIPTTVIITPGNIHEVNILDELRLEPMAIYIGVSVIRTRRPTKSCYYRRYSSGSRSTTRRSPKSNSKSPSIT
- a CDS encoding undecaprenyl/decaprenyl-phosphate alpha-N-acetylglucosaminyl 1-phosphate transferase, with product MILYLTTFFIAFFATILLTPMVIDFASKKGFVDRPNERKIHTSPVPRLGGIAIYIGFLLSIVAALVLLEHFEIQINIQPIFGLLISSTIIFLMGLFDDIYNLRSSAKFIWQVIAASLMVLFGVEINFISNPFNGIILFSAFISIPLTLLWITGVTNAINLIDGLDGLAAGVTAISAGTLFIVALRTHEIGAALILLSLAGVCLGFLKFNFFPARIFLGDSGSYLLGFIIASAAIIGVFKTTLVVALIIPLLILGVPIFDMMFAIGRRLSSGANPFKADNKHIHHMLLRAGFTQREAVLSIYVACFLLSIFAILMALQR
- the wecB gene encoding UDP-N-acetylglucosamine 2-epimerase (non-hydrolyzing), yielding MAQEKRIMFVFGTRPEAIKMAPLILEIRKHKDILSPIIVSTGQHREMLAQVLRIFNINPDYDLSIMQDAQTLSQIVSKTVVGLENIILREKPDMLLVQGDTSTAFAAGLCAFYNKVPVCHVEAGLRTGDKTRPYPEEANRRLISVVADLHFAPTATSVTHLLSEGIPRQTVYCTGNTVIDALLAVAKRKYDIGKLGLNLGPDKKTILVTAHRRESFGHPMRGIFQAIRRLAEKYENEINVVLPVHKNPAVNIAAREILNGVKNIKLIESLDYEPFVHLMKGSYFILTDSGGVQEEAPSLGKPVLVLREKTERPEAIEAGTVKLIGVSEGAVFEESEKLLCDKAVYKSMQKSVNPYGDGHASERTLSAILHYFGFIDERLGEFKSA
- the murA gene encoding UDP-N-acetylglucosamine 1-carboxyvinyltransferase, whose protein sequence is MRRILVRGGNKLNGEVAVSGSKNSALPILAAAILTNGESKINRVPNLLDIQTMIRVLRSLGIRAEYSHPNIVRTWVNHNIKHVAPYELVTKMRASFFIIGSLLAKTGFAKIPLPGGCAIGSRPVDIHLKGLKALGAKIAMEHGFVIVSANKLKGDKIYLDFPSVGATETIMMAASLANGETIIENAAREPEIVDLADFLNKAGAQIMGAGTEEIKIIGVRSLNAVGHDVIPDRIEAGTLIIAAAATKGNILLKGINAAHLDSAIIKLKQAGIDIKEEGNSVRVTVPDGIHPTDIKTLPYPGFPTDLQAQMSALLCRSTGTSVVTETVFENRFMHAQELNRMGANIRLEGQSAIITGVPKLSGAPVKSRDLRAGAALIIAGLSADGETLIDDLERFIIRGYEGLDIKLRKLGADIRELKNISEYDEDIS
- the ybeY gene encoding rRNA maturation RNase YbeY, with product MKIYLNYREGKDQEGQEGLVRIGRVIKRKVKQLFSKPRNREPCLPAGRVYSQVPQGELSITFCDDKYMKKINNRYRHKNESTDVLSFEFGDDKKIVGDIYISIPDALRQAKEYNVPIENELIRLAMHGALHVLGYTHKEMGIYGN
- a CDS encoding HlyC/CorC family transporter, which codes for MVIEILMFFVCVLASAFFSATETAFISLPRIKFSQFVERNLPAAKLAQKLKNEPSKLISIILVGNNIVNTGATVLGADIVIRLFEDAGAKNVGLVLGAATAILTLILLMFCDVVPKTVAIRRAETLVLVFSWPIYIISIILTPLEIILKWIAFPFVRILGGKMPEYGAFITEEDLRFMISASEKEGVIEREEREMISSIFEFGETSVKEVMTPRPDIAAVEDSVPIEDVFKKIKETGHSRIPVYENNIDNIVGVIYSKDLLEISRDQSLRDFMRSVIFIPEGKMIHELLHQMQANRTHIAVVVDEYGVTSGIVTMEDLIEEIVGEIHDEFERAEKNLEKISENTYLIDGKMLIEDVNSELSIDIPVSEKYDRIAGFVFETLDKMPSVGDVIKYDDVEISVEKVLRRRITRLKIIKLEKNLDENAVGG
- a CDS encoding CTP synthase — translated: MQETKHPKYIFITGGVVSSLGKGITAASLGRLLKSRGITVTIQKLDPYINVDPGTMNPYQHGEVFVTEDGAETDLDLGHYERFIDENLGKANNITTGMVYWSVLSKERRGDYLGGTVQVVPHITNEIKERIKRVTRDEHFDVVICEIGGTVGDIEGLPFLEAIRQFRKDVGRDNCINIHVTLVPFLDTTEEFKTKPTQHSVKELRAIGIHPDIIICRSKEPLTQELKDKISLFCDVARDAVIGLPDIGSLYDVPLALEKERLDEIVVKYLDLMSERADLEEWEKMANDYKSPEHTVNIAIVGKYTQLRDSYISIVESLKHGGISNKAAIEIKWINAEEIEHEVNMEPLFRDVHGILVPGGFGIRGIEGKIKAIQYARENNIPYLGLCLGMQASVIEFARNVCKMENANSSEFDLENKYPIIDLMEGQVGVSEKGGTMRLGAYPCKIIKDTLLYKIYGEELISERHRHRYEFNNKYKNEFEKKGMVFSGIYEKCDLVEVIEIPSHPFFLATQYHPEFKSRPNLPHPVFREYVKAATKRLAEQAKLFA
- a CDS encoding nucleotidyl transferase AbiEii/AbiGii toxin family protein; amino-acid sequence: MEIDTQIRDAQLKLLRSFAKTSKTFALAGGTALELFYLKHRFSRDLDFFSPKYGLKEIDEIIAEFSKTVGSRVKLENDFAAAGRARVRFYTVKIKGTAVPLKIDFVEDVLFSKPQIELFKKVPVYAVKEIYFQKVVALTGTRLLADEIGREAVAGRMEARDVFDIYYLSKNILPLHKFLRKLYKNYQRGMIQWFRSYSRQETKLGVLDLAIYDKHFDAAKMIDYLDKEIRSFMAEVV